The following is a genomic window from Butyricimonas faecihominis.
TACCCAATCCGCTAAAAAAACAGAAAATATTTATTACGCTAATAATAAAAGCAGAAATAACAATCAAGTTAAGTAATTCCTTTATAGAGAAACAACACCTATATGAATAAAAATAAAACAAAATACAAAAAAAATAGATAAAGCGAAATAGATATTGAACCTCTCGAAAAAATATCAATTCTGATCCATTTATATACCATAAAGGAATTGCAAATAAATAAACCCAAACAAGTAATTTAAACAACTTGTATATAAAAAGATTAATTTTTACGAATACACAAGAAGAAATAAGTAATAACATTATTCCTCTTGACAATACACCTATTGGAGTATGCAAGTTATAAAACTCCTGCAAATATCCATTCAAGGAATCTATTACAATAAAACAAATAAATAGTACTCGTGGCAAAAATACAACATAAAAATTTAAAAGATTAATTCTTAAAGAAACCATATTTTCTTAATTCAATTTTTATGCAATAAAGTACAAACAATAGCATTACGATAAAAAGAACAACTCTATAATAGATATTTTCTAATACAAAATAAGAACACCCTGCAATAATAGCACAAAGCAAAATCTGCCATAAAAAAACACTTTTAAAAATTCCAATTAAAAGCATCTTCTTGTGAATATATATCGGTGTGAAAACAAGGGTTGAAAATATATAAGAAAAAAGAAAGGTAAAAACAAGTCCTTTAATCCCCAAGTAAAACAAATAATAAAATCCAAAAACAAAAGAGATCGCAAGTAAAATAGAATCTAACAAATAAATCCATTGCATTTCATAAACAGCGACAGATCTAGCCAAAGCTTGCTTATAGATAATTAATACTGTATATGATATTACGATTACTGTAATAACATACATATCATCATTTGCATAACTAACTCCATAAAATAGTGATATAACTTCAGGGAATAACATCAAAGGAATAGCAATAAACAAACTCATATATAAAGGCAAAAGCATATTCAATTTCTCTACTCCGCTTATATTTTCTCCATTTTGACGATATTTAGCCATTATCGGAACAAAAGGAGAACAGACCATAATCGCAACACTAACAATCATTGTCTGAATAACGTTTACCGCAGAATAATATCCTAATTGTACAAAACCCGCATTTCCTAAAGATACAACCCTTGATTCATTATACCATTGGCTACATACTGTCAATAGCATTGATAAAAAGTAAGGAAAAACATAACTTACAATTATATGCAGCTCCTTATAAAATCCTTTATAAGTAGGAATAATATAATTTATTTTACAATATTTTCGTATTTCATAGTGAGATAAAAAACATATTACTACATTATAAAAAACATATGCCCAAACAGCTCCTCTTATTCCCCAAAAGTATGTCCCCAATATATATATAGGAAAAGATAATAGCACTTGAATTGTATTGATTTTAGCTATCTCTTTATAACAATTGAAACCTCGGAGTATCCCTAGTTGACTATTATTTAATATACTCACAAGCATTACAATTGATGAACACTGCAAATATCCGAATAAATATTCTGCCTTAAAAAAATTCGAACAAATCCAATTGGCAGAGAGGTAAACCATAATAAATGCTACAAATCCTATAACGATACTACTTATAAGAAATAAACCGATTAATTTTTCAACTCGCCTTTTATCGCATAAAGAATATTGTGCAATATATTTAGTTGCCGCTATAGAAAAACTAAAGCCAACAAAATCAGCAAACATTAAAGTTGTGCTCTTGATAATACTAAATTCTCCATATTGTCCAGGCGAAAGTAAACGTGCAACAATAATCCAAATAACAAACAAGAGCACCTTTGAAATTATGGTGCCAACTATTGACCATAAGCTACTTGAAACGAGTTCTTTTATAGGACCATTCTCTTTATAGAACTTAAATAGCATTTTTTATATTTCTTTTTTTTACCACTTTAGCAGGGCTTCCCACGGCAATGGTCATCGCTGGAATATCTTTGGTTACAATAGATCCTGCACCTATAATAGCACCGTCCCCTATTGTAACCCCTTTGGTTATAACACAATTTGCACCAATCCAACAATTATCCCCTACTATAATATCTCCACCAACATGACCAGACTCTCGCAAACTCAATTTATCTCCTACGTCATGATCAGCAGAAACAATTGTACAATTTCCTCCAAACATCGTATTTTCTCCAATAACAATTTTAGTTCCACGAGAAGCAATTATAATTGTATAATATGAAATCCAAGCTTTATTTTTCAATTCTAAACTTGATCCCCTTGACATTACAATTCTAACCCCCCTGTGCAATACAACGTTTCTCCCTACCCGCATATTGCATAGCCAATCACACATTGTCACTGTAGAATGTATTCTTAATCCTCTTCCTCCTTTCATTCCTCTTAATTTTAATATAAACAATAGAAAAAAACTATGTATATTAGAAAAAAATCGAGAAATAACTATTGAAAATACTGATAATATTTCACTTACATCCATTGCAAATTTCCATTTGTTGATATACTTTCTCACGAATAGATTTCATACAATCAATCGTTATTGGTAAACCGTTATTTAAAGCATTTTGAAAATTCTCAGATACATCATATAAAATACCACATTGTTTACACTTTTCTATATATGCATCAACAGTACAAATTAATTTAGCAGGATTTCCAGCAACAACACTATTTGCAGGAATATCCTTCGTGACAATAGAACCTGCTCCAACTATTACATTATCATTTATTGTAACACCCGGCATAACAACACTACATTCTCCTAAAAATACAGAATTACCAATTGTCGTTTTTTGTGCTCTAATTTTTAAATTATCTGTAAATAACAAGAGACTTGCATCATGAGTTAATATTTTTGACCCTGGAGCAGCTATAAAATTATCTCCTATTTCAATAAGTTCTGGAAACACGGCGTCTATTCCTGCTTGACATCTAAAATTTTTCCCATGTTTAATATTACGATAAAACTTAGGATAAAATATCTTATAATAATAAAATTTAAATATTAAAAATATTTTTCTCATCATAAACTGTAACTTTTATATTTACATACTTTATCTTTTTCGAATTAATTTCGCAGGATTACCCCCAATCACGCTGTACTCTTCAAAATTCTTTGTAACAACTGCACCAGCCCCAATAATTGATCCTTTACGAATAATCTTACCCGGCAATATTATAACCCGTAAACCAATCCAACAATCATCTTCAATAATGATTCTTTTTCGATGTACTTCTCTCTGCATATTCATTGAAACATCTTTTCTATCAAATGTATGATTAGCAGCAAAAATATGTGTTTGACGCCCTAACATAACATGTGAACCAATTACAATATCATGAGGCATATCTACATTTGCACCTATTCCACTAAAATCTCCTATTTGAATATCTTGCCCTAACCCAAACTTCACTTTTCGATTAAAAGTATAAATCTTTCCACACTTCAAAAAAATATGTCGAACGCATACTATCCTTAGCCAATTACACCATTTCCCAATAATTGGAGTATAAGAATCAGGTAAGTGAGTTGCAAAAATGTAATACAAAAAAAGAAAAAAATAATAACATAATCCTATTTTTCTATTATTAAGCATTTCGTCCATCGTTATAACTATAAAAAACATTAATCATATAATTATTTTCAAACATCTTATTGAGATAGAAAATCTAACAAAGAAACCTTGTATGTGAAGAATTCTCATTCACATTATTTCTCAGCTTCACTAAATATTTCTTCATACCTAGTCGTTTATCCAAAAATACTACAATTTCCTCACATGCCTTCCCATCCCCGTAAGGATTCACCGCCTTACTCATCTTCTCGTAATAAACCTTATCCTCCAACAACATCGAAACCTCTCCCACGATCCGCTCGAAATCTGTTCCCACGAGTTTTACCGTCCCTGCTTCCAATGCCTCCGGGCGTTCTGTAGTATCACGCATCACGAGGACAGGTTTTCCCAAGCCGGGAGCCTCTTCTTGAATACCTCCACTATCCGTCAGCACGATAGTTGACTTTTCCATCAAATACACGAAAGACAAATACTCCAATGGCTCAATAAAAAACATATTAGAAGCGACCTTTTCCCCGAATACTTCCCGAATAGGTTTCCGCACGTTGGGGTTCAGATGCATCGGGTACACGAAATCCACGTCAGTATACTTCTCCGCCAATGTTTTTATCGCTAAACACATATGAACAAATCCCTGCCCGAAATTCTCCCTCCGGTGTCCGGTGATAAGTACTAATCTTCTTACACCATCTTTCAAACGCTCCATATCATATCCGGCACGCTGCAATTCTTCACTCAAAGAAATATTCAAACTCTCGTTGCTCTTAATTTTATCCACCACCATATACAAGGCATCTATCACCGTGTTCCCTGTCACGGTAATTGTTTCCGGGTTAATTCCCTCTACCATTAAATTTTGTCGACTTAAAGCTGTCGGGGCAAAATGATGGGTTGCGATTCGTCCTGTGATTTGCCTATTCATCTCTTCCGGCCAAGGACTGTAAATATTATGAGTTCGCAATCCCGCTTCCACGTGCCCCACGGGAATTTGCTGGTAGAAACTCGCTAAAGCTGCGGCTGTCGAAGTCGTCGTATCTCCGTGAACAAGTACCACATCCGGTTGCACTTCTTTCAACACATCCCTAATTCCGGTCAATACCCGTGCTGTAACGTCATACAAATCCTGCCCCTGTTTCATGATGTTCAAATCATAATCAGGTACGATTTCAAATAAATGTAATACTTGATCCAACATCTCCCGATGCTGTCCCGTCACGCACACGATTGTCTGAAATTCCTTCGGGTGTTTCTGAAATTCTTTCACCAAAGGAGCCATTTTTATAGCTTCAGGACGTGTCCCGAAAACCAACATTATTTTTTTCATCATTATTTCTTGTATATCCCGCAAAAATCAAGAATCACTTTCCCGTCCGTCCAAGGCAATTCTTTAAACACGTCGTGAGCGACAAGCATCACCACGATGTCCGCACGATCATAGGCTTCCCGGTAATTTGTCAATTTGAATACTTTATGCTCGCAAACATTGGGCTCCACGACTAAAATATCCGCATTACTACATCCCTGCATCACTTTCGTCGTGATATATTTTGCCGGGGATTCTCGTAAATCATCGATATTCGGCTTAAATGCCAATCCCATCATGGCGATAACAGGCGTACGCTGGTATTTCAATTGGAATTTCAACATTTCGTTTTGTACTTTCTCAGCGCACCAGAACGCCTTATAATTATTAATTTCCCGGGCATCGGCAATAATCTTCGATTCCATGGGAAATTCCGCTGTGATAAAATAAGGATCCACGGCTATGCAATGTCCCCCGACGCCGCATCCCGGTTGCAAAATATTCACCCTCGGGTGCTTATTAGCTAAATTTATCAATTCCCACACGTTAATTCCGGCTTTGTCACATATCAGGGAAAGCTCGTTTGCAAAAGCGATTTGTACATCCCGGGATGAATTTTCCGTTAATTTACACATCTCGGCAGTCCGAGCATTCGTGCGATGTAATGTTCCTTGAACGAATTGCACGTAAAACTCGACTGCTTTTTCTGTTGAAGCCTCGTTTATACCACCAATCACCCGGTCATTGTGTACCAACTCATAAATAACATTCCCGGGCAACACCCGTTCCGGACAATAAGCAATATAGATTTTATCCCGTAATTCCGGGCGTTCCGTGTAAATCAAACTCATCATCTTCTCGGTCGTACCAACAGGAGAAGTCGATTCAATCACGTACAAATCCCCCTCTTTCAGCAAAGGCAATACAGCACGGGTAGCTGCCTCCACGTAAGAAATATCCGGTTCATGATTCCCTTTAAACGGCGTAGGTACAACCATAAAATAAGCATCGCTTTTCTCGGGAACAACTGACGCTCGCAACGCCCCGCTTGTAATTACTTCCCCGAGCATCTCCTCCATCCCCGGTTCTATGATATGGAGTTTCCCTTGGTTTGTCAACTCGACAACTCTCGGATTTATATCGACTCCCGTTATCTGTACACCATGTTTTGCGGCAATTATCGCCGTGGGCAGACCGATATAGCCTAACCCCATAAAGCACGCCTTCATTTCCAAAATATATTTATTAGTTTTTCATTAATCTCGTCAAATAATATTCTACCGCAACCGGCAATCGGGAATCAAACCAACGAATTGTTGTCTTATCGGCATAAATTCCGTACTCTACTTCATTTTCTTTTTCTAAGGTGATAAGTCCCTCCTGTACAAAATCGAAAAGGATAGAATCCACACGCAATCTCTCTGCACCCGATTTTTCTTTTATATCAGCAATCGTGATAATCTTTCCTGCTTTCTTTTCCAAAAAGAACTTCACTTTCACGACATCCCGCTCTTTACAATTACGACATCCCGCTTCAACAAGCTGTTGCTCCAAACGAGCTAACTCTTCCCGCTTTTTCTTTATTTTAGAAGTCAACCAGACATGCAAAGCCGTCCACAACACGACATCCAACATGATTAGCACGTTAATATTGATATACAAGCATAACGCCATATTCAGAATAATAAACAACGATGCTAAGGCAAGGATCGTGAACATGGCTTTACGATGAGAACATCCCAGTGCCAAAAATTTATGGTGGATATGATTCTTGTCCGGCAAGAAAAGCGGTTGTCCCATACGATAGCGATGCAGAACCACCCGAATGACATCAAAGCCGGGCACCAGCAAAACGGAAAAAGACACCACGATAAACGGATAGGCCATCTCTACTCCCTCTTTCCTCACGAGACATGCAAACTTCACGGTCAATATACTTAATATCAAACCGATCACTAACGCTCCCGTGTCACCCATGAATATTTTATATCTCTTTTTTGCAATCCCGAACACGTTATAATAAAAGAAGGGTATCAAGGCGCCCAGCGTGGTAAAAGCCAACAAGGAACTTGTCTCTTTGCCCTCGTAAAGGAATAAAATTCCCAAGAACAACAACGCCACACAACTCAACCCGGAAGCCAAACCGTCGATCCCGTCGATCAAGTTCACGGCATTGATTACAAACACGATCAAGAAGATCGTCAAAGGGACTCCCACCCAAGCAGATATTTCCCATATACCACAAATACCATACAAGTTATTCACCCATGTGCCGGACAACGTGACCAATCCGGCAGCCATAATCTGGAACACGAACTTGATTCGCCAACTCACGCCCACCACATCATCCGCTATCCCGATCAAGTATAACAGGACACACGCACACATCACCATAATAAAGCTCGCGGTCATAAAATTTTCCATCACATTCGTGTCAAACCGAGAAAACACGGAAACTGTAACTCCTATTGCGAAAAAAATCGCCGGGAAAAATGCCACTCCCCCCAAACGCGAAGACACACAAGTATGCACCTTCCTAGCATTGGGTTGATCGATCAAGTGTTTTCTGATAGATATAAGCAATATTTTAGGAATAAGGTATGCCGTGGCCAGTAAACTGATAAAAAAAGAAGAAAGAAACATACAACCAAATTTATTCTTTCACTCTATAGTCTCATTACAAGTATCGAATTCCCGCCTAGCCAAAATACGGAACACTCCTGCAAACAATTCAATATTCTCCCCGGTTGACCGGGTAAAACGTGTAATCATTTCCTCCTCCTGCCGTTTCACGGTAACTGCCAAACGAATCCGTTCTTCTGCCAATCGTTTCCGTTCTACTTCCGGTAACTCCATTGCCCCAACAACATTTTCATAAAAACAAAAAGCATCCCACCATGCCATCAATCCCTGACGCCCCGGATCACGAATAGAACCCAGCGCCTCGGAGATCAAACTTCCGGCCAACAGCCCGTTTTCCTCCTCCCCCGTCAGATAATAACAATTACATAACAATCGACAGATATTCGGAGTCCGACACGGCAGAACGATCTTGTCACTTCCCCACGGGGTGAGTATATCGTAAGCCGCGTCCAACGCCGTGTTCAAGAAATTCAAGTCAGAATACAGTTGATAGGCATCCATCAGATCTACCGCATACCCGGCACGGGCATCAACAGGCAAATTCTTGTTCCCCGCCATCGGTTCTATGACCCGGGCAATCTCGCGGACTCGCTCGTGAATAGCATACGCCTCCCCGAAATCCTCCTCCAGCCAAGGGTACACGCGAACCATCGAGTACACGGACAAGTAACCATGCAAGAATCCTGACAACGCCGGGGAGGGACAACGCCCCATTTCCAACTCGCGCGACCGTTTATACAACTCGTGAAATAAAACTTTTTCCATTATTTTGTACTACTCTATCTTCTCCAAAAATGAACTCGGGATGTAAGACGTGGCAATAGAGGCCACCCCGTCCAAACGAATAATTACACGCTTGTGATTTTTCAAACGTACCAGCTCCCCTTCCAAGCCCAGCAAGGGTCCCTTGATAACCCTCACCCGATCGCCTCGTTTGATACCCTTGTTCAAAACCTCCACGCTACCCGTCGAGAAGTCCAACAGGAACATGAAATCCTGCATCTGCTTGTCGGGGACCACGAGCGAGTGTCGTCCTTCTATATCTTTTAAATAAACGATATTCAGCGAGTGATCATTTATTAGGGAAAAACTCGTGGCCTTGTCCGTGCGAATAAATATCAAACCATGAATCAAAAGTACACGGATCTTTTTACGACCCAGGGGTGTTTCACGAACTTGTTCCTCCTGCGGCAAAAAATTCTCGATTCCCAGCTCGT
Proteins encoded in this region:
- a CDS encoding oligosaccharide flippase family protein, whose protein sequence is MLFKFYKENGPIKELVSSSLWSIVGTIISKVLLFVIWIIVARLLSPGQYGEFSIIKSTTLMFADFVGFSFSIAATKYIAQYSLCDKRRVEKLIGLFLISSIVIGFVAFIMVYLSANWICSNFFKAEYLFGYLQCSSIVMLVSILNNSQLGILRGFNCYKEIAKINTIQVLLSFPIYILGTYFWGIRGAVWAYVFYNVVICFLSHYEIRKYCKINYIIPTYKGFYKELHIIVSYVFPYFLSMLLTVCSQWYNESRVVSLGNAGFVQLGYYSAVNVIQTMIVSVAIMVCSPFVPIMAKYRQNGENISGVEKLNMLLPLYMSLFIAIPLMLFPEVISLFYGVSYANDDMYVITVIVISYTVLIIYKQALARSVAVYEMQWIYLLDSILLAISFVFGFYYLFYLGIKGLVFTFLFSYIFSTLVFTPIYIHKKMLLIGIFKSVFLWQILLCAIIAGCSYFVLENIYYRVVLFIVMLLFVLYCIKIELRKYGFFKN
- a CDS encoding acyltransferase; protein product: MDVSEILSVFSIVISRFFSNIHSFFLLFILKLRGMKGGRGLRIHSTVTMCDWLCNMRVGRNVVLHRGVRIVMSRGSSLELKNKAWISYYTIIIASRGTKIVIGENTMFGGNCTIVSADHDVGDKLSLRESGHVGGDIIVGDNCWIGANCVITKGVTIGDGAIIGAGSIVTKDIPAMTIAVGSPAKVVKKRNIKNAI
- a CDS encoding acyltransferase, whose protein sequence is MMRKIFLIFKFYYYKIFYPKFYRNIKHGKNFRCQAGIDAVFPELIEIGDNFIAAPGSKILTHDASLLLFTDNLKIRAQKTTIGNSVFLGECSVVMPGVTINDNVIVGAGSIVTKDIPANSVVAGNPAKLICTVDAYIEKCKQCGILYDVSENFQNALNNGLPITIDCMKSIREKVYQQMEICNGCK
- a CDS encoding acyltransferase; its protein translation is MDEMLNNRKIGLCYYFFLFLYYIFATHLPDSYTPIIGKWCNWLRIVCVRHIFLKCGKIYTFNRKVKFGLGQDIQIGDFSGIGANVDMPHDIVIGSHVMLGRQTHIFAANHTFDRKDVSMNMQREVHRKRIIIEDDCWIGLRVIILPGKIIRKGSIIGAGAVVTKNFEEYSVIGGNPAKLIRKR
- the wecB gene encoding non-hydrolyzing UDP-N-acetylglucosamine 2-epimerase, giving the protein MKKIMLVFGTRPEAIKMAPLVKEFQKHPKEFQTIVCVTGQHREMLDQVLHLFEIVPDYDLNIMKQGQDLYDVTARVLTGIRDVLKEVQPDVVLVHGDTTTSTAAALASFYQQIPVGHVEAGLRTHNIYSPWPEEMNRQITGRIATHHFAPTALSRQNLMVEGINPETITVTGNTVIDALYMVVDKIKSNESLNISLSEELQRAGYDMERLKDGVRRLVLITGHRRENFGQGFVHMCLAIKTLAEKYTDVDFVYPMHLNPNVRKPIREVFGEKVASNMFFIEPLEYLSFVYLMEKSTIVLTDSGGIQEEAPGLGKPVLVMRDTTERPEALEAGTVKLVGTDFERIVGEVSMLLEDKVYYEKMSKAVNPYGDGKACEEIVVFLDKRLGMKKYLVKLRNNVNENSSHTRFLC
- the wecC gene encoding UDP-N-acetyl-D-mannosamine dehydrogenase produces the protein MKACFMGLGYIGLPTAIIAAKHGVQITGVDINPRVVELTNQGKLHIIEPGMEEMLGEVITSGALRASVVPEKSDAYFMVVPTPFKGNHEPDISYVEAATRAVLPLLKEGDLYVIESTSPVGTTEKMMSLIYTERPELRDKIYIAYCPERVLPGNVIYELVHNDRVIGGINEASTEKAVEFYVQFVQGTLHRTNARTAEMCKLTENSSRDVQIAFANELSLICDKAGINVWELINLANKHPRVNILQPGCGVGGHCIAVDPYFITAEFPMESKIIADAREINNYKAFWCAEKVQNEMLKFQLKYQRTPVIAMMGLAFKPNIDDLRESPAKYITTKVMQGCSNADILVVEPNVCEHKVFKLTNYREAYDRADIVVMLVAHDVFKELPWTDGKVILDFCGIYKK
- a CDS encoding MraY family glycosyltransferase, coding for MFLSSFFISLLATAYLIPKILLISIRKHLIDQPNARKVHTCVSSRLGGVAFFPAIFFAIGVTVSVFSRFDTNVMENFMTASFIMVMCACVLLYLIGIADDVVGVSWRIKFVFQIMAAGLVTLSGTWVNNLYGICGIWEISAWVGVPLTIFLIVFVINAVNLIDGIDGLASGLSCVALLFLGILFLYEGKETSSLLAFTTLGALIPFFYYNVFGIAKKRYKIFMGDTGALVIGLILSILTVKFACLVRKEGVEMAYPFIVVSFSVLLVPGFDVIRVVLHRYRMGQPLFLPDKNHIHHKFLALGCSHRKAMFTILALASLFIILNMALCLYININVLIMLDVVLWTALHVWLTSKIKKKREELARLEQQLVEAGCRNCKERDVVKVKFFLEKKAGKIITIADIKEKSGAERLRVDSILFDFVQEGLITLEKENEVEYGIYADKTTIRWFDSRLPVAVEYYLTRLMKN
- a CDS encoding UpxY family transcription antiterminator codes for the protein MVACNKLNWYAAYTRVNQELLIKRKLDELGIENFLPQEEQVRETPLGRKKIRVLLIHGLIFIRTDKATSFSLINDHSLNIVYLKDIEGRHSLVVPDKQMQDFMFLLDFSTGSVEVLNKGIKRGDRVRVIKGPLLGLEGELVRLKNHKRVIIRLDGVASIATSYIPSSFLEKIE